atgtCATATTTGACTTGCTTGGGTTTAAGGTGTAGTCGATTAATTGTCATATTTAAAGTGATATTGTGGAGTAGCACCTTAAAAAAAACCTTCTTTGAAAGAAAAGATGTAAAATTGTTAGGGACAGACTAAAGTGTATTTAAGATCTTTTTAGATAATGTGCATTTCGAATCTTGGGAGAGGGGGAGGGAAAACGAGAGGGTGAAAGAGAGATGAAGCGATGATGGGGCAAAGTTTTGGATTACGGGAAGAGGGAGGGAAAGATAGAGGAGGAAAGGTTGAAGATTGAGGGTTCGCAGACAATGTTTTCCGGCAATCGCTAAACCCCTATCTTCTTACGTGGAAGATGAAATTAGAAAAGAAGTTTGGAAAAGAAGTAAAAAATGAGGGGGAAAAAGAGGGAAATAGAAAAAAGGAGTGAAAAGATTAAAGCTAAGTGGCGTTCGACGAGCCTCTAGCGTAGCATTTGACGTGGTGGAGCATGTAGAACACCGCCTACGACAATATTGGTTTTTTTTTTGGGTTGCAATTGGGTATTAGACTCACTTTTAACAAGACTAGGGGGGCAAAAGGTTGCCCCCAAGTTTTGGTATGTGCGGGATAATTTTAAGGTGGAAAGTATGTATCTTCCCAGTTAGAATCTTTACCTCTTCGTTTTTTTTGATAAGGACAAAAACTGCACAGAAAGAGAAAACTTCCCCATATATCCAAATCGGTATAGATGATTGGTTTCTTCTATGTATAGCCTTTACTTTTTGTATAGACCTTGTATGCGGGAAGTTTCCTTTTCAATTATAAAAATACTGATTTTATCGAAAGTGGAGAGAAAATTCCATtttgacccttgataggaaggtatggaggtcgagaattagggtagtagagtaggtagtctagagtgttcataatagTCGTATTgacacgcagtctcgctttctattggtagtaggtttttatgactaaccgttgttttctttcattgttgatcactttactatcttgttgtttattctgcttttatatggctttttggtactgtccctttttgtctatattttcattaatgtggtgcttatgctttcctgagcagagggtctattggaaacaacctctctatcctcacaaggtaggggtaaggtctgcgtacacactaccctccccataccccacagtgtgagataatactgggtatgttgttgttgttggagaGAAAATTCCACAATTATGTAATCAACGTAGAAGAATAATAAATGAATCATTGAGGCtacaatcaacaacaacaacaacctagtaaaatcccaccaagtgggatctggggagagtagagtgtacgcagaccttacccctatcccgaAGGAGTACAGAGGTTGTTTCTGGGAGACCCTCGACTAAAAAAACGAACAGAGACAATAGATCATTACCAGCAGCAGCAACCAGAGAGATAATAACAACATTGTAAGAGACAAAAAATAGGTGGAACGGCAATAACAAAAACCGGTACTAGTTACACAATACTATGAAAACGGGAAAATAATGTGAACACAACATACTCCACTAGCATTCCAAGATAAAACACTATCAGACTAGCCCCACCCCCGGAATAAAGAAGAAAAACGCTCGACTACCCCTACCcttcaaccctaatgctcgacctccacaccttcctatcaggAGCCATGTCCTCGGAGATCTGAAGTCGCGCCATGTCCTACATGATCACCACGCCCCAATACTTTTTAgaccgccctctacctcttctcacgCCTGCCAAAACCAAacgctcacacctcctaaccgggacatctaggcttctcctccgcacgtgccccAACCATCTGAGTGAGGCCACAATCAAAGTAACTATTGTATGAAAGCCCTAGAAAGCTTATCTTGCATCTTGAGTTGAATTGTCCCTCTAGATATCCCCTTCCCCCATTTCTTTTTTCCTTAATTCCTTTTTCTCTTGGTTTTAGTCACTGGAGATGGTTGGGATAGGAGATTGTGGTGTTTGGAGATTTCGGTTGCCTTATGGTACTTGGTTTGGCATGTCAGAAGAATTAATTAGGTAGCTGTATTTTTGTGTTTAGCTGCTTTTTTGATTGGTTGGTCTGAGTTGAGCTTACTGGGACTTACTAGTTTACTTCAACTGGTTAAGGACACCCTGACTCTAGTGATAGATCGAAAGTGTGGTTTTAGTTGTAGAATATGAGGGAAGAAGGTGATATAGGAGTGACGTGTTGGAGAAAATACATATTTCCTTTTCAGTGACATAGTTTGATACCCCATAAAAGAGTTAAGAGGTTAGATTGACTTATAAATTATGTTTTTTTGATAAACACTTATAATTTTGTTTGTAATAGTAGATAAAAAATGTTAGGTTTATCGGCGTATATGAAAATCATATTTACTTAAAAATTTTACTCATTGTTGAATTTGGATAAAACTTATTTTACTTATCTTATccgaaacagcctctctacctttataaggtaggggtaagatctgcatacatactaccctccccagaccccacttgtgggattacactgggtttgttgttgttgtatcaaaATTTTTTTTTGGATAAAACTTATCAATTGGGTATGAATCAGTGGTATCTATAGTGGTATTTATTACCTAGTGCAAAAATTGTGTCATCATTGTATATCTCAAAAAATATTGTCATCATCATTGTAAAAGCGTGTCAAACAACTTAGGACATCCTGAATATTGTGTCATGTTGGACAGAGTgaataaattggaatttattagGAACTTAAAGAGTTATCTGCATGCCACTTCAGCTTGACAAAATTGAGTCGCTTTCATGTCAAAGCAAGTGAGGTCGAGCAAGTTGTCGGCTGGCTTGGCTCAGCTGCACTGTACTATAGCATGTCCAGTGCGTATGCCCTTTACCTTTCCTAAAAGCATGTATCTTCAGGAAATGTGACAAGCCTACAAACAAATATGCCTTTTACCTTTCCTAAAAGCATGTATCTTCAGCAAATGCGACAAGCCTACAAACAAATATGAGTTTTCCGGAAAACCAGAGTACATTCCAGAGAAATTGTCATGCAAGGTAGTATTCTGATTGTAAGGACACCATCAATCATTGATTTCCTTAAAATGAAAACTCATTCTTGTTGAAGTTCGTCTACTCCTATATGCACTTTCAACGACCTTATCagaataaacaacaacaacatacccagtattatcccacatcgtggggtctggggagcgcaaaggaaaaaaaaaaaagtaagggTCAAGGAGTCTGTTCCAACCTTGtatcttcattcttttcttttctagtAGAAAAATGGGAAAATGAACATTGCATATGGAGAGAGAAAGTACTGAGTTGCATGACAAGCTTTATTTGGTATGTCCATTGCTTGCTTGATATAATATCCTGTTTATCTGTTGTCTTCTTTTTGATCATAAGTGACTTGCATACCATTGTCCCAGAAACTGAAGTTAACAGTTGTGGTCTACCAATTTGACATTTCTTGTAATTGTTATTATATGTTTTTTCTTTAGTGTGAGATGACTGGAGTCGTAGTGGATGTTGGAGATGGTGCTACCCATGTTGTACCTGTTGCTGAAGGTTATGTTATTGGGAGTAGCATTAAGTCAATCCCCGTTGCTGGGAAAGATGTTACTCTTTTCATTCAGCAGCTCATGAAGGTATATCAGTTCTTGTCTCTTTATGACTTTAGTACAACATTTCCATAATGTGGTTGAATAGAAATATGTGTCGCTAATAATTAAAAAATGCATGTTCACTACTTTTCCTTGACTGTTACTAATCTATCGGGTTGGATGAACAACATAGGATTGTGATATCCTGAATTGTGTCTCAATGTTATTGCTATTAGAAATCCCTTAAAGTTGCAACTATCCAAGAGATGAAACAAGGACATGGAGTAGTTTTCACATTCTTTAATTGGTAGAAGGGGAACTATCTCCTGTAGCACACAAGCCTCTGGTTCAAATGAGTATACTGATAGTAGCAATACCTAGTTTCAGCCGTTTCATCATTACGTTGGGATGGAACAGGTAATAAATTTGGTCCCCCCTTCTTGCCTTGAACATTCTTGGAAACCAAATGAAGCATCTGAAGATTCTGTACCTGGACAATGGAACTGAGTTTATTACTGGCAGGATTAATCTTGATCACAATCATTATCCAGCAGGGTTATTTTTGGTTTACTTTATTTTCTCATTTGCTTCTGTTATCTGATATTCACAACCCTCATGGATAATCAAGATTTGGGCGCAACATTTACGTTTGAAGGAGTTCTTTTTAAATCGTTGCACAAAACATTTTATCTGAAAATTGTAgtactttccttttcttttgcgTAGAGACCTTTCCCTACTGAAGTATCTTCTTCTGAATACTGCCGTTGCAAAGTTTCTTAGTGCCTATTTATTTTATGAAACAAAATAAACAACAATTGATGTTATTGtgatatatgtgttatgtgttgtGTTTTCTTTTCATTAATTGTTAAGTTAGCAAAATAAAACAAGCAAATATTATTTTCATTTTCTGTAAAGCAGTGTTTTCACCCTGAAAACAAATAACAGCCAAAAACAATTCTTAAGACACACGATACCAATTTCTCCAAATCAATTCAAATAGCGTTAACCCCACCCCtccccaaaaaaaagaaaaaaagaaaagagatgaaaagaaaaacaaatccgAACTGGTTTCTAGTCCAAACACCACCTAAATAAGATATTTTTATGAGTTTAATGTTGGCTATTTAGTAAAGCAGTTATTGGAGGGTAAATAACATTAGACATTTTATGATTGTTCCTCCTATTGCTTGTCATGCAAAATTTTATTATCCAGCGTTTATTCTCCAGTACTCAGATCATAGTTGCTCGAATTGAGAAGTACCACTTAAGGTTATTTCGTTTATGATATCAATCTCTTTTACCTCCTGTTTACCCAATTATCAAATGTCCTTAACGTGTAGGAGATCTTAAAATACCTATGGCTTAGTGAGCATCTTGGGTGGATGATGCCTAGCTTTGAGTTTTGAGAGGGTATCTGATTGTTCAATCAACCTTCAAAagattaaatttatttttattttgttaaatatAGGAAAGAGGAGAGCATGTACCAGCAGAGGATTCCTTTGAAGTAGCACGAAAAGTGAAGGAAATGTATTGCTATACTTGTTCTGACATTGTGAAGGTATTATCTATTTGTATGGGCCCATACAAGAGGAGTAAAAATGAATAAGTTGAAAGAGTAGTTTAAAAAAAGTTTGAAGTTCTTTCTGAGAATCCATCCAGTGCTCAAACTTGACTTATCTATTCTATGTTTGCTTGAGTTAGGGCAAGCCACTTATCCCAAGATTTTAACTCCTCAGAATCCTCTTTTGCATTTGAGACTAGAGGTTACAACTGGTTTTTGCTTGTAATAGGTCCTTATTATCAAATGATTTCAGGAGTTTAATAAGCATGATAAAGAGCCAGGGAAGTACATCAAGCAATGGAGAGGTACAAAACCAAAGACAGGAGCACCATATTCATGTGATGTTGGCTATGAGCGATTTCTTGGTCCTGAGGTTTGTTGTCCTCTACCTTCAATTTTCTGAATCTTTTGAGCTCTAAAGTTTTACTTTCAATGTGCTTTTTAAGCCTACTGGAGTTGAGGTTATACAAGATGCTGGGTCAATGAATTAGCATTGTCTACTTCATGTTTACCCAAATCTCTTGAATTGTCCAGAAATGTACAGCTCAAACCCTGCTTTTTCTGCATGAAGTGTATCTCTTTTTCTAAACCCTAATTTAACAGAAAAGACCTACGTAAATTAAAAAAATCTAGTTTTCATGCTCATTTGACTTCTAGTCTCTTGTAAGATATATTTATTCATGTTAAGATTTTGGGGTAAGCCTCTTGACCTCCGACCTACCGATATGGTGCTCGAGTCATGCAGGGTGATAATCTGGGAACCACTGAGGGGATGGGAGAAATTAAAAGGAACAAAAAGGAGCTTTGGGCTTTAATCAACATATAGCTGGGTAAAAATAGGAGAATTTTCATGGTGATTAGCTTCAGATTTTAAGTTTTGTTTGTGTTCACAGGTTTTCTTCAATCCTGAGATCTATAATAGTGATTTTACGACCCCTTTACCTGATGTGATTGACAAATGTATCCAGTCTGCACCAATTGACACAAGAAGAGCTTTATATAAGGTAATTTTGTTACTGAATTCCATAGAACTATTCTCTAGTGATTCAGATCAACAAAAGGTTCCTCATATCTCGAATGAACTGAAGTCGTGTATGAACATCCTCTTCAATGTGAGTGTGATGCATTCTACACTTTTGGAAATTCAGAATATTGTTCTATCCGGAGGATCAACCATGTTCAAAGACTTCCATAGAAGATTGCAGCGAGATCTCAAGAAGATTGTGGATGACCGTGTTCATGCATCAGATGCTCGGTTAGGTGGAAATGTCAAAGTAAGCGTTTTTCCCTCTCATTCTTGCCTGAATTTTAGGTGACAAATAAATATTGTCTCCAATATATCAAGGTTGCTTGATTGCTGAAATTTTAAACTCAGGCACAACCAGTTGAAGTGAATGTTGTCAGCAATCCTATCCAGAGATATGCAGTTTGGTTTGGAGGTTCTGTACTAGCTTCAACTCCGGAATTTTTTGCGGTATGTTTATCCTTCAGTTTCtactcttttcttttaatttttttttattgtaattaattacGGAAAATGAACTTAGTCCGTGTAATTTGCTGGTTTATGTATTCCATTGGAGTAGGAGAATTTAAATCTCTTTTTGGATGACCAATTGTTTTCTTTTTATGTTAGGCTTGCCATACAAAGACAGAATACGAGGAATATGGAGCTAGCATATGCCGCACAAACCCTGTATTTAAGGGAATG
This region of Nicotiana tomentosiformis chromosome 4, ASM39032v3, whole genome shotgun sequence genomic DNA includes:
- the LOC104096085 gene encoding actin-related protein 3 isoform X1 yields the protein MDPSTSRPAVVIDNGTGYTKMGFAGNVEPSFILPTVVAVNESFINQPRALTKSSNLAQYSAGVMADLDFFIGEEALSRSKSSSTYNLSYPIKHGQVDNWDAMERFWQQCIFNYLRCDPEDHYFLLTESPMTAPENREYTGEIMFETFNVPGLYIAVQPVLALAAGYTASKCEMTGVVVDVGDGATHVVPVAEGYVIGSSIKSIPVAGKDVTLFIQQLMKERGEHVPAEDSFEVARKVKEMYCYTCSDIVKEFNKHDKEPGKYIKQWRGTKPKTGAPYSCDVGYERFLGPEVFFNPEIYNSDFTTPLPDVIDKCIQSAPIDTRRALYKNIVLSGGSTMFKDFHRRLQRDLKKIVDDRVHASDARLGGNVKAQPVEVNVVSNPIQRYAVWFGGSVLASTPEFFAACHTKTEYEEYGASICRTNPVFKGMY
- the LOC104096085 gene encoding actin-related protein 3 isoform X2, yielding MDPSTSRPAVVIDNGTGYTKMGFAGNVEPSFILPTVVAVNESFINQPRALTKSSNLAQYSAGVMADLDFFIGEEALSRSKSSSTYNLSYPIKHGQVDNWDAMERFWQQCIFNYLRCDPEDHYFLLTESPMTAPENREYTGEIMFETFNVPGLYIAVQPVLALAAGYTASKCEMTGVVVDVGDGATHVVPVAEGYVIGSSIKSIPVAGKDVTLFIQQLMKEFNKHDKEPGKYIKQWRGTKPKTGAPYSCDVGYERFLGPEVFFNPEIYNSDFTTPLPDVIDKCIQSAPIDTRRALYKNIVLSGGSTMFKDFHRRLQRDLKKIVDDRVHASDARLGGNVKAQPVEVNVVSNPIQRYAVWFGGSVLASTPEFFAACHTKTEYEEYGASICRTNPVFKGMY